One Microbacterium sp. zg-B96 genomic region harbors:
- a CDS encoding alternate-type signal peptide domain-containing protein has translation MNKTTKASIATAAGVLLLLGGGGTFATWNGSTQAGADATISAGNLEVLPGEEGGTWSFNGTDLLDEENIADYLVSPGDVLTYTTTMTVIAKGDSLRGQIGLTNASIAPAVEDDDEDEALAEYLKATTQLSAEGIGELEHDQTFTGVAGPDGIEQVIKVTATITFPFDDTDTDLDNGDHNAAKNGSVDLSDFAVTLTQLPAEAE, from the coding sequence ATGAACAAGACCACCAAGGCCTCCATCGCCACCGCGGCCGGCGTCCTCCTGCTGCTCGGCGGCGGCGGCACCTTCGCCACGTGGAACGGCTCCACCCAAGCCGGCGCCGACGCCACCATCTCGGCCGGCAACCTCGAGGTCCTCCCTGGCGAGGAGGGGGGCACGTGGAGCTTCAACGGCACCGACCTCCTGGACGAGGAGAACATCGCCGATTATCTCGTCTCCCCGGGTGACGTGCTCACCTACACCACGACGATGACGGTCATCGCCAAGGGTGACAGCTTGCGCGGCCAGATCGGGCTGACCAATGCGTCGATCGCTCCGGCCGTCGAGGATGACGACGAGGATGAGGCGCTTGCCGAGTACCTCAAGGCCACGACGCAGCTCTCGGCTGAAGGGATCGGCGAGCTCGAGCACGACCAGACCTTCACGGGAGTTGCCGGTCCCGACGGCATCGAGCAGGTCATCAAGGTGACCGCCACGATCACCTTCCCGTTCGATGACACCGACACCGACCTCGACAACGGCGACCACAACGCCGCTAAGAACGGTTCCGTCGACCTCAGCGACTTCGCCGTCACCCTCACGCAGCTGCCCGCAGAAGCAGAGTGA
- a CDS encoding DEAD/DEAH box helicase, whose amino-acid sequence MSTPPLSDEQEAVFRLIEDTSEHVFVTGRAGTGKSTLLRHLAWHTDKQIAVCAPTGVAALNVEGQTIHSLFRLPIGLIAGGDLDQPDQTRRILNALDTLVIDEVSMVNADLMDAIDRSLRQARGRRSEPFGGAQVVMFGDPYQLAPVPPRGDEMRYVRDHYRSFWFFDAHVWAGESDADSGLIDLGRHGAKLNIRELRDIHRQSDPTFKILLNAVRHGVVTADMAEVLNTAGARRPPQPGPDEPPIITLATRNDIVNRINQRHLDALPGTVQTARADVSGDFGRGDAAYPAEMELQLKVGAQVMFLRNDVGGFGEPPRWVNGTIGTVTRIAGATVRVEVDGEEHDVEPTVWERFRYAYDSASKSLSRDIVAEFTQFPLRLAWAVTIHKSQGKTYERAIVDLGSGAFAPGQTYVALSRLTSLEGLYLTRPLRPSDIRVDPDVRRFMRPGA is encoded by the coding sequence GTGAGTACGCCGCCCCTTTCCGACGAACAGGAAGCGGTGTTCCGGCTGATCGAGGACACGAGCGAGCACGTGTTCGTCACCGGGCGGGCCGGAACCGGCAAGTCCACCCTGCTGCGTCACCTGGCCTGGCACACCGACAAGCAGATCGCCGTGTGCGCCCCCACCGGCGTCGCCGCGCTCAACGTCGAGGGTCAGACGATCCACTCGCTGTTCCGCCTCCCCATCGGCCTGATCGCCGGCGGCGACCTCGACCAGCCCGACCAGACGCGGCGCATCCTCAACGCCCTCGACACGCTCGTCATCGACGAGGTGTCGATGGTCAACGCCGACCTGATGGATGCCATCGACCGGTCGCTGCGTCAGGCGCGCGGCCGGCGCAGCGAACCCTTCGGCGGCGCGCAGGTGGTCATGTTCGGCGACCCGTACCAGCTGGCGCCGGTGCCGCCCCGCGGCGACGAGATGCGCTACGTCCGCGACCATTACCGGTCGTTCTGGTTCTTCGACGCACACGTGTGGGCAGGGGAATCGGATGCCGACAGCGGTCTGATCGACCTGGGGCGCCACGGCGCGAAGCTCAACATCCGCGAGCTGCGCGACATCCACCGGCAGTCCGACCCGACGTTCAAGATCCTGCTCAACGCGGTGCGCCACGGCGTGGTCACCGCCGACATGGCAGAGGTCCTCAACACCGCGGGAGCGCGGCGGCCGCCGCAGCCGGGACCGGATGAGCCGCCGATCATCACGCTGGCGACCCGCAACGACATCGTCAACCGCATCAACCAGCGCCACCTCGATGCGCTCCCCGGCACTGTGCAGACCGCCCGCGCCGACGTGAGCGGCGACTTCGGCCGCGGCGACGCGGCGTACCCGGCCGAGATGGAACTGCAGCTCAAGGTCGGCGCGCAGGTGATGTTCCTGCGCAACGACGTCGGCGGGTTCGGCGAGCCGCCCCGCTGGGTCAACGGCACGATCGGCACCGTCACACGCATCGCCGGGGCGACCGTGCGCGTCGAGGTCGACGGTGAGGAGCACGACGTCGAACCCACCGTGTGGGAGAGGTTCCGGTATGCCTACGACTCGGCATCCAAGTCCCTCTCCCGCGACATCGTCGCGGAGTTCACGCAGTTCCCGCTGCGGCTGGCGTGGGCCGTGACGATCCACAAGTCGCAGGGCAAGACCTACGAGCGGGCGATCGTCGACCTCGGGTCGGGCGCGTTCGCGCCGGGGCAGACCTACGTCGCGCTCTCACGGCTGACGAGCCTGGAGGGGCTGTACCTGACGCGGCCGCTGCGTCCCAGCGACATCCGGGTCGACCCCGACGTGCGCCGGTTCATGCGCCCCGGGGCCTGA
- a CDS encoding MarR family winged helix-turn-helix transcriptional regulator, which yields MSTSDATNPAEAIATALTRLRGRRGPRGPWGDPSERGGPHGEHGGMHGGHGGLHGPHGPWAHGGGPRFGGPARLRLIEALAQASEPLSVSELAERIGVDQPRASRLVQQGVELGLVRREADPADARRTRIVLTDEGRTAARGFRGERIEAVRTALADFSDADAAELARLLSRFAQAWPQR from the coding sequence ATGTCCACATCGGATGCCACCAATCCCGCCGAAGCCATCGCCACGGCCCTCACCCGACTTCGAGGGCGCCGCGGTCCGCGCGGTCCGTGGGGTGACCCGAGCGAACGGGGCGGGCCGCATGGCGAACACGGTGGGATGCACGGAGGGCACGGGGGCCTGCACGGACCGCATGGTCCGTGGGCGCACGGGGGTGGACCGCGCTTCGGCGGCCCTGCACGCCTGCGGCTGATCGAAGCGCTCGCACAGGCATCCGAACCACTCAGCGTCAGCGAACTGGCCGAGCGGATCGGGGTGGATCAGCCCCGGGCATCGCGGCTGGTCCAGCAGGGCGTCGAGCTCGGGCTGGTGCGCCGGGAGGCCGACCCCGCCGATGCCCGACGCACGCGCATCGTGTTGACCGACGAGGGTCGCACGGCTGCGCGCGGGTTCCGCGGCGAGCGGATCGAGGCGGTGCGTACCGCGCTCGCCGACTTCTCGGATGCCGATGCGGCGGAGCTTGCCCGCCTTTTGAGCCGGTTCGCGCAGGCCTGGCCGCAGCGCTGA
- a CDS encoding ThuA domain-containing protein, which produces MVTTTPYDRGAPGGTLCGTATVGSIMPSSPTVLVLSGSGRYADPWHPFPRTTPLLAAALADAGFDTVINDDVDGGMARLDGVDLLVVNAGDPWSDDERTTTAPEASVLGLSRALDRGMGVLAMHCAVASLRDYPAWAPAIGGMWVPNASWHPEIGDIDIAAGELPDGTALTDFTVFDERYCRLQQFGDRTVVATHETDGERMPAAWVRTYGPARVAVDTLGHDERSYDSAGHRRLIGMLARWAAGTA; this is translated from the coding sequence GTGGTCACGACGACACCCTACGACCGTGGCGCGCCGGGCGGCACGCTCTGCGGCACCGCTACCGTGGGGAGCATCATGCCGAGCTCCCCCACTGTCCTCGTCCTCAGCGGCTCCGGCCGCTACGCCGACCCATGGCATCCGTTCCCCCGAACGACCCCGCTGCTGGCGGCGGCGCTGGCGGATGCCGGGTTCGACACTGTGATCAACGACGATGTCGACGGCGGGATGGCGCGACTCGATGGCGTCGATCTGCTCGTCGTCAACGCCGGCGACCCCTGGAGCGACGACGAGCGCACCACGACGGCACCGGAGGCATCCGTCCTGGGGCTCAGCCGCGCCCTCGACCGGGGCATGGGTGTACTCGCGATGCACTGCGCCGTGGCATCGCTACGGGATTACCCGGCGTGGGCGCCCGCGATCGGCGGAATGTGGGTGCCGAACGCATCGTGGCATCCGGAGATCGGCGACATCGACATCGCGGCCGGCGAGCTGCCCGACGGCACGGCTCTCACCGACTTCACCGTGTTCGACGAGCGGTACTGCCGGCTGCAGCAGTTCGGCGACCGCACGGTCGTGGCGACGCACGAGACGGACGGCGAGCGGATGCCGGCAGCGTGGGTGCGGACCTACGGCCCTGCCCGCGTGGCCGTGGACACGCTCGGGCACGACGAGCGGTCCTACGACTCGGCGGGCCACCGGCGGCTCATCGGGATGCTCGCCCGATGGGCCGCCGGCACCGCCTGA
- the dcd gene encoding dCTP deaminase, translating into MLLSDRDIRLEIDGGRIGLDPWQPEMVQPSSVDVRLDRYFRLFDNHKYPFIDPAEDQPDLTRLIEVDAAEPFILHPGEFALGATFEQVSLPDDVAARLEGKSSLGRLGLLTHSTAGFIDPGFTGHVTLELSNVATLPIKLWPGMKIGQLCFFRLSSPAESPYGSGPYGNRYQGQRGPTASRSAQNFHRTDVGTTDLGSRGA; encoded by the coding sequence GTGCTGCTCAGCGACCGCGACATCCGACTCGAGATCGACGGAGGCCGCATCGGCCTCGACCCGTGGCAGCCCGAGATGGTGCAACCATCGAGCGTCGACGTGCGGCTGGATCGCTACTTCCGGCTGTTCGACAACCACAAGTATCCGTTCATCGACCCGGCCGAGGATCAGCCCGACCTCACGCGCCTGATCGAGGTCGATGCCGCCGAGCCGTTCATCCTGCACCCCGGCGAGTTCGCGCTCGGTGCGACCTTCGAGCAGGTGAGCCTGCCCGACGACGTCGCCGCTCGCCTGGAGGGCAAGTCGTCGCTCGGACGCCTTGGCCTGCTCACGCACTCGACGGCCGGGTTCATCGACCCCGGCTTCACCGGGCACGTCACCCTGGAGCTGTCCAACGTCGCGACGCTGCCGATCAAGCTGTGGCCGGGCATGAAGATCGGACAGCTCTGCTTCTTCCGGCTGTCGTCGCCGGCGGAGAGTCCCTATGGCTCCGGCCCGTACGGCAACCGGTACCAGGGCCAGCGCGGACCGACGGCATCACGCTCGGCCCAGAACTTCCACCGCACCGACGTCGGCACGACCGACCTGGGCTCCCGCGGCGCCTGA
- a CDS encoding signal peptidase I: MTTMAAPTKQTTARAALGSRRSFRASREGSLWYYLKVSLSAALLTLTAAVAIAVIVLPAVVGGSAMTVLTQSMEPGLPPGTLIVTKPTPVEDIAVGDVITYQIRSGESAVVTHRVISKTFAGDEVTFIAQGDNNDVPDPEPVREVQVRGTLWYSLPLLGWVNNFLTGSTRDVVVALGAGGLFLYAAGNGVVAVRDKRRKRAAAASDQ; this comes from the coding sequence ATGACCACCATGGCCGCGCCCACCAAACAGACCACCGCCCGTGCCGCCCTCGGCTCGCGCCGGTCGTTCCGCGCCTCGCGGGAAGGCAGCCTGTGGTACTACCTCAAGGTCTCCCTCAGCGCGGCGCTGCTCACCCTCACCGCCGCCGTCGCGATCGCGGTGATCGTGCTGCCGGCGGTCGTCGGCGGGAGCGCCATGACGGTGCTGACGCAGTCGATGGAGCCGGGCCTTCCCCCCGGCACCCTCATCGTCACCAAGCCCACCCCGGTCGAGGACATCGCGGTCGGGGATGTCATCACCTACCAGATCCGCTCCGGCGAGTCGGCAGTGGTCACCCACCGGGTGATCTCCAAGACCTTCGCCGGCGACGAGGTGACCTTCATCGCGCAGGGCGACAACAACGACGTGCCCGACCCCGAGCCGGTGCGGGAGGTGCAGGTGCGCGGCACGCTCTGGTACAGCCTGCCGCTGCTGGGCTGGGTCAACAACTTCCTCACGGGCAGCACCCGCGACGTCGTCGTGGCGCTGGGAGCGGGCGGACTGTTCCTCTACGCGGCGGGAAACGGAGTCGTCGCGGTGCGCGACAAGCGCCGCAAACGCGCCGCCGCGGCATCCGATCAGTGA
- a CDS encoding Xaa-Pro peptidase family protein, translating to MTTTTPSRFSSDVYADRLGRAACAARAAGLDALVITPGADLQYLVGATASSHERLTALVVPADGTGPVVVVPRLELASLGPSAVAELGLPVRDWTDGDDPYRLVAAVGGGSGSIAVADAMPALHVLPLADTLGRMPILATAVLRELRMLKDPAEIEALRRAGDAIDRVHARMAEFLQVGRTEREIADLIAAAIVAEGHEAADFVIVGSGPNGADPHHEVSDRVVVAGDIVVIDIGGAVTPGYYSDSTRTYAMGQPAPDIADTIAVLERAQRAARDAVRPGVTAAAVDAAAREVLVAAGLGEAFVHRTGHGIGLSVHEEPYIVAGNDTPLAPGMAFSIEPGVYFPGRWGARIEDIVVVTGDGADALNRRPRGLTVLA from the coding sequence GTGACCACCACGACGCCCTCGCGGTTCTCCTCCGACGTCTACGCCGACCGCCTCGGGCGCGCCGCCTGCGCCGCCCGGGCCGCCGGACTGGACGCCCTCGTGATCACTCCGGGCGCCGATCTGCAGTACCTCGTGGGGGCGACGGCCTCGTCGCACGAGCGGCTGACCGCGCTCGTGGTGCCCGCCGACGGCACCGGCCCGGTCGTCGTGGTGCCACGGCTCGAGCTCGCCTCCCTCGGCCCGTCCGCGGTCGCCGAGCTGGGGCTGCCCGTGCGCGACTGGACCGATGGCGACGACCCGTATCGCCTCGTCGCGGCGGTCGGGGGCGGCTCCGGCAGCATCGCCGTGGCCGACGCCATGCCCGCGCTGCACGTGCTCCCGCTCGCCGACACCCTCGGGCGGATGCCGATCCTCGCCACCGCCGTGCTGCGGGAGCTCCGCATGCTCAAGGACCCCGCCGAGATCGAGGCACTGCGCCGGGCGGGGGACGCCATCGACCGGGTGCATGCACGCATGGCGGAGTTCCTGCAGGTCGGCCGCACGGAGCGGGAGATCGCCGACCTCATTGCTGCGGCCATCGTCGCGGAGGGTCACGAGGCGGCCGACTTCGTCATCGTCGGCTCCGGGCCGAACGGCGCCGACCCCCACCATGAGGTGTCCGACAGGGTCGTCGTTGCGGGAGACATCGTGGTGATCGACATCGGCGGCGCGGTGACTCCCGGCTACTACTCCGACTCCACGCGGACCTACGCGATGGGCCAGCCCGCCCCCGACATCGCCGACACGATTGCTGTGCTCGAGCGCGCCCAGCGGGCCGCGCGCGACGCGGTGCGCCCCGGTGTCACCGCCGCCGCCGTCGACGCCGCCGCGCGCGAGGTGCTCGTCGCCGCGGGACTCGGCGAGGCGTTCGTGCACCGCACCGGCCACGGCATCGGGCTGTCGGTGCACGAGGAGCCGTACATCGTCGCCGGGAACGACACCCCGCTCGCCCCCGGCATGGCGTTCAGCATCGAACCGGGGGTGTACTTCCCCGGCCGGTGGGGTGCGCGCATCGAGGACATCGTCGTGGTGACCGGCGACGGGGCCGACGCGCTCAACCGCCGTCCGCGCGGTCTCACCGTGCTTGCCTGA
- a CDS encoding biliverdin-producing heme oxygenase: MAEPIQFSTALRERSTGAHSGSESAGFMADLIKGDGTRDDYIALVVQHWFIYEALERAADRMKADPVASVFITDRLTRLPALEADLEFLIGPHWRETVTPLPTTRRYVDRINAVGATWAGGFVAHHYTRYLGDLSGGLFIGRLMARRFGFDTNGIGFYLFGDIADPKGFKDVYRAQLDDAPWDDAEKERVIDEVLLAYRFNTELFEDLGRAKSGILVA, encoded by the coding sequence ATGGCCGAGCCGATCCAGTTCTCCACCGCGCTGCGCGAGCGTTCCACGGGCGCCCACTCCGGCAGCGAGAGCGCCGGCTTCATGGCCGACCTCATCAAAGGCGACGGCACCCGCGATGACTACATCGCCCTCGTGGTGCAGCACTGGTTCATCTACGAGGCGCTGGAGCGGGCCGCCGACCGCATGAAGGCCGACCCGGTGGCATCGGTGTTCATCACCGACCGACTCACCCGCCTGCCCGCGCTCGAGGCCGACCTGGAGTTCCTCATCGGCCCCCACTGGCGCGAGACGGTCACGCCGCTTCCCACGACGCGGCGCTACGTCGACCGCATCAACGCCGTCGGTGCGACGTGGGCCGGCGGGTTCGTCGCCCACCACTACACGCGGTACCTCGGCGATCTGTCGGGCGGGCTGTTCATCGGCAGGCTGATGGCCCGCCGCTTCGGGTTCGACACGAACGGCATCGGGTTCTACCTGTTCGGCGACATCGCCGACCCGAAGGGGTTCAAAGACGTCTACCGCGCGCAGCTGGACGACGCGCCGTGGGATGACGCCGAGAAGGAACGGGTCATCGACGAGGTGCTGCTGGCGTACCGGTTCAACACCGAACTGTTCGAGGACCTGGGCCGCGCCAAGTCCGGCATCCTCGTCGCCTGA
- a CDS encoding serine hydrolase domain-containing protein — translation MPHNSRARRAATAIAGAVAVALVLVACSGDGASVVPEVPEQVDAVLPAETQQQLQGAVEQAMVATGSTGAIVGVWAPWSGSWVAGLGSSTPGGEEVTTDMRFRVGNVTRAMTCDVLDAVAAAGTVSRDDSVTEWITGMTGYEDVTLEQLCDSTSGVAPFTGTITPRLMATPERTWSPKELASYGMGAARTGAPGAAFADSDTGYVLLGLALERATSMSAAEMYEKYVTDPLGLEDTVLPAGTSDLAEAKTPMLHGLFSHNTPEGAVNCAEPADYTSLSSSAGYTASGVISDIDDLGVYLQALATGALPGAEDRFAAPLPAAADAPAWFTADGGAYQAGSLVGQFGAVPGYITGGFADADTGMTVAVVLNNSTANANIGAYLAWELAAIASKAPAASGQTAPPAGLPWTAEQYAETIAAAAVCAPAE, via the coding sequence ATGCCGCACAACAGCCGCGCACGACGCGCTGCGACCGCGATCGCCGGTGCGGTCGCGGTCGCGCTCGTGCTCGTCGCCTGTTCCGGCGACGGCGCCTCAGTCGTGCCCGAGGTTCCCGAGCAGGTGGATGCGGTGCTGCCCGCCGAGACCCAGCAGCAGCTGCAGGGTGCCGTCGAGCAGGCCATGGTCGCGACAGGGTCGACTGGTGCCATCGTCGGTGTCTGGGCGCCGTGGAGCGGCAGCTGGGTGGCGGGGCTGGGTTCCAGTACCCCCGGCGGCGAGGAAGTCACCACCGACATGCGCTTCCGGGTGGGCAATGTGACGCGTGCGATGACGTGCGATGTGCTCGATGCCGTCGCGGCGGCCGGCACCGTCTCGCGCGATGACTCGGTGACCGAGTGGATCACCGGCATGACCGGCTACGAGGACGTCACCCTCGAGCAGCTGTGCGACTCCACGAGCGGGGTGGCGCCGTTCACTGGCACCATCACTCCGCGGCTGATGGCCACGCCGGAGCGCACGTGGAGCCCGAAGGAACTCGCCTCGTACGGCATGGGCGCCGCCCGCACCGGAGCGCCGGGGGCGGCCTTCGCCGACTCCGACACCGGCTACGTGCTGCTGGGTCTCGCTCTGGAGCGGGCGACGAGCATGAGCGCGGCGGAGATGTACGAGAAGTACGTCACCGACCCGCTCGGACTGGAAGACACCGTGCTTCCCGCCGGGACGTCCGACCTCGCCGAGGCGAAGACGCCGATGCTGCACGGCCTGTTCTCGCACAACACCCCTGAAGGCGCTGTCAACTGCGCCGAACCTGCGGATTACACCTCACTGTCCTCGAGCGCCGGGTACACGGCATCCGGTGTCATCTCCGACATCGACGACCTGGGTGTGTACCTGCAGGCCCTCGCGACCGGCGCGCTGCCGGGCGCTGAGGATCGCTTCGCGGCGCCGTTGCCCGCCGCCGCGGATGCCCCCGCCTGGTTCACCGCCGACGGCGGCGCCTACCAGGCAGGGTCGCTCGTCGGCCAGTTCGGAGCAGTGCCCGGTTACATCACCGGCGGATTCGCCGATGCGGACACCGGGATGACGGTTGCCGTGGTGCTCAACAACTCCACCGCGAACGCGAACATCGGCGCCTACCTGGCGTGGGAGCTCGCCGCGATCGCCTCGAAGGCGCCCGCCGCGTCGGGACAGACCGCGCCGCCCGCGGGCCTGCCGTGGACGGCCGAGCAGTACGCGGAGACCATCGCCGCCGCCGCCGTCTGCGCGCCTGCCGAGTGA
- a CDS encoding DUF2470 domain-containing protein — translation MPHTFDDAALAGVLGHMNDDHAADNVLIARAFGPADTTDATMTGFDGDGGDWIAVRADGSSAPVRVGWPGGPITERRDVRREIVALYDAACAELGIEPRPHD, via the coding sequence ATGCCGCACACCTTCGACGACGCCGCTCTCGCCGGCGTGCTGGGTCACATGAACGACGACCACGCCGCCGACAACGTGCTGATCGCGCGCGCTTTCGGCCCGGCCGACACGACGGATGCCACGATGACCGGGTTCGACGGCGACGGCGGTGACTGGATCGCGGTGCGCGCAGACGGATCGAGCGCGCCGGTGCGGGTCGGCTGGCCCGGTGGCCCGATCACCGAACGACGCGACGTGCGCCGGGAGATCGTGGCCCTGTACGACGCTGCGTGCGCGGAGCTGGGGATCGAGCCGCGCCCTCACGACTGA
- a CDS encoding SDR family oxidoreductase: MTMQDPRDKHRDEKLPEQVQETQPGLTSETLSQPDHGEKTYRGSGRLEGRRALITGGDSGIGRAVAIAYAREGADVAIVYLPEEQEDADATVALIEEAGRRAVALPGDLRDEAFATSIVDDTISQLGGLDILVLNAAYQKDRSGVDNLATEEFDRVFRTNLYSMIWTARTAVPHLEPGASIIVTASVQAFNPSPGLIDYAMTKAAQVAFVEALAEDLGPRGIRVNAVAPGPIWTPLIPATGWDPEKTAEFGQDVPLGRPGQPAELAGAYVYLASEAGSYTSGAVLPVTGGKHL, from the coding sequence ATGACCATGCAGGATCCCCGCGACAAGCACCGGGACGAGAAGCTCCCGGAGCAGGTGCAGGAGACGCAGCCCGGTCTGACCAGCGAGACGCTCTCTCAGCCCGATCACGGCGAGAAGACCTACCGCGGCAGCGGTCGGCTCGAAGGCCGCCGTGCGCTCATCACCGGCGGCGACTCCGGCATCGGCCGCGCCGTCGCAATCGCCTACGCGCGTGAGGGTGCCGACGTCGCCATCGTGTACCTGCCCGAAGAGCAGGAAGACGCCGATGCCACCGTCGCGCTCATCGAGGAAGCCGGACGCCGCGCCGTCGCTCTCCCCGGAGACCTCCGCGACGAGGCCTTTGCGACGAGCATCGTCGACGACACCATCTCGCAGCTGGGTGGCCTCGACATCCTCGTGCTCAACGCCGCCTACCAGAAGGATCGCAGCGGCGTCGACAACCTGGCCACCGAAGAGTTCGACCGCGTCTTCCGCACGAACCTGTATTCGATGATCTGGACCGCTCGCACCGCCGTGCCGCACCTGGAGCCCGGCGCGTCGATCATCGTCACGGCTTCGGTGCAGGCGTTCAACCCGTCGCCCGGACTCATCGACTACGCGATGACCAAGGCCGCGCAGGTGGCGTTCGTGGAGGCGCTCGCCGAGGACCTCGGCCCCCGTGGCATACGCGTCAACGCCGTCGCCCCCGGCCCGATCTGGACGCCCCTCATCCCGGCGACCGGCTGGGACCCGGAGAAGACCGCGGAGTTCGGTCAGGATGTCCCACTCGGACGTCCCGGCCAGCCGGCCGAGCTCGCCGGTGCGTACGTGTACCTCGCCTCCGAGGCCGGGTCGTACACGTCGGGCGCTGTGCTGCCGGTCACCGGCGGCAAGCACCTGTAA
- a CDS encoding MFS transporter produces MSTTPGATPHVPVTADTDALPQVMGLQLRAGRPAPPRTVLSWALWDWAAQPFNTVILTFIFTALYLTTDSFLPADIAALPDGDSVKETAEAGLAAGLGWGTTIAGLLILAIAPVLGQQADAAGRQKLWLGIGTGGLVVSMALLWFVEPAPALFWLGVALISAGTVFSEIAGVNYNAMLIGIATPRTIGRVSALGWGFGYLGGIVALILVVVFYMSDWFGLSADGGLPFRIIAIGCALWTVAFAIPIFLWVPEPSAGRPERRVGLLRGYKLLVRDVTALYRSPVSRPTFWFLLSSAVFRDGLGGVFTFGAIIAGQVYGFEFIELVIFGIAANLIAGLSTLIVGRWDDRLGPKVIILFSLAAMVVAASAVFLLVDAGTVVFWIGGLVLCAFVGPAQSASRSFLARLTPAGREGEIFGLYATTGRAASWMTSLLWALLISLGGATSFGILGIVVVLALGFLLLLPVKAPPRAA; encoded by the coding sequence ATGAGCACCACGCCCGGCGCGACTCCACACGTGCCCGTCACCGCCGACACCGACGCCTTGCCGCAGGTCATGGGCTTGCAATTGCGTGCCGGGCGCCCCGCACCGCCGCGCACCGTGCTGTCGTGGGCGCTGTGGGACTGGGCGGCGCAGCCGTTCAACACCGTGATCCTCACCTTCATCTTCACGGCGCTGTACCTCACGACGGATTCGTTCCTCCCCGCTGACATCGCCGCCCTTCCGGACGGCGACTCGGTGAAGGAGACCGCGGAGGCGGGGCTGGCGGCCGGTCTCGGCTGGGGGACGACCATCGCGGGACTGCTCATCCTGGCGATCGCGCCGGTGCTAGGCCAGCAGGCCGACGCGGCCGGGCGCCAGAAGCTGTGGCTCGGTATCGGCACCGGTGGGCTGGTCGTCAGCATGGCGCTGCTGTGGTTCGTGGAGCCCGCGCCGGCGCTGTTCTGGCTGGGTGTGGCCCTCATCTCGGCGGGCACGGTGTTCAGCGAGATCGCCGGAGTGAACTACAACGCGATGCTCATCGGCATCGCCACTCCCCGGACGATCGGACGCGTCTCGGCCCTCGGGTGGGGCTTCGGCTATCTCGGCGGCATCGTCGCGCTGATCCTCGTGGTCGTCTTCTACATGTCGGACTGGTTCGGCCTGAGCGCTGACGGCGGACTGCCGTTCCGCATCATCGCCATCGGGTGCGCGCTGTGGACGGTGGCGTTCGCCATCCCGATCTTCCTGTGGGTCCCAGAGCCCTCGGCCGGCCGCCCGGAGCGTCGCGTCGGACTGCTGCGCGGATACAAGCTGCTCGTGCGCGACGTCACGGCGCTGTACCGCTCACCCGTTTCGCGGCCGACCTTCTGGTTCCTGCTGTCCAGCGCCGTCTTCCGTGATGGCCTCGGCGGCGTGTTCACCTTCGGCGCCATCATCGCCGGCCAGGTGTACGGGTTCGAGTTCATCGAGCTGGTGATCTTCGGCATCGCCGCGAACCTCATCGCCGGGTTGTCCACCCTGATCGTCGGGCGCTGGGACGACCGGCTCGGCCCGAAGGTGATCATCCTGTTCTCGCTGGCGGCCATGGTGGTCGCCGCCTCCGCCGTCTTCCTCCTGGTGGATGCCGGCACGGTGGTGTTCTGGATCGGCGGGCTGGTCCTCTGCGCGTTCGTCGGGCCGGCGCAGTCGGCGTCGCGGTCGTTCCTGGCGCGGCTGACGCCGGCGGGACGCGAGGGCGAGATCTTCGGGCTCTACGCCACGACCGGCCGCGCGGCGAGCTGGATGACCTCGCTGCTGTGGGCGCTGCTCATCAGCCTCGGTGGGGCGACGTCGTTCGGCATCCTGGGCATCGTCGTGGTGCTGGCGCTCGGCTTCCTGCTGCTGCTGCCGGTGAAGGCTCCGCCCCGGGCCGCCTGA